In one Sander lucioperca isolate FBNREF2018 chromosome 7, SLUC_FBN_1.2, whole genome shotgun sequence genomic region, the following are encoded:
- the fancf gene encoding Fanconi anemia group F protein, translating to MEAVLKNLASTAELLAVAAQSGVVEQWDKQTLSRAFHWARYCEHLFSRFHNNPAIRRTMEKQLQLTNQSLRAVFPGYTEVSFSDISRCQHLLLVGLLKNPELPISIMKILFDTTKQSEYQDVTGFCSHIIQCKSACKVLSPLTDLSAVGADADVQGVMLMERLGALLSQGTEACQTEHIVDSVLQGCEGAAGHFCLVIAAALLTTKNSAAQTASQDFLLDWLQKEHNVLQHMCSALPTTLIKDLAKEHLKFRDAYCDVLKKWASDMEYSVSEGEWAQTSTNRTVSFQRLTEHFLALFEACPSLREDVEKELNALKVSDGDFDVRGLSVWGDLLSALNK from the coding sequence ATGGAGGCGGTGCTGAAAAACTTGGCGAGCACGGCGGAGCTTCTGGCCGTGGCGGCGCAGAGCGGTGTGGTGGAGCAGTGGGATAAACAAACTCTGTCCAGAGCTTTTCACTGGGCACGGTACTGCGAACACCTCTTTTCCAGGTTTCACAATAACCCTGCCATAAGGAGGACTATGGAGAAGCAGCTGCAGCTCACAAATCAAAGTTTGCGAGCTGTCTTCCCTGGCTACACAGAAGTCTCTTTCTCGGACATCTCCCGGTGTCAGCACTTGTTGCTTGTTGGGCTGTTGAAAAATCCTGAGCTGCCCATCTCCATCATGAAGATACTCTTTGACACTACCAAGCAGAGTGAGTATCAGGATGTTACTGGCTTCTGCAGCCACATTATTCAATGCAAATCTGCATGTAAAGTCCTGAGTCCTCTCACAGACTTGTCAGCTGTTGGTGCTGATGCTGATGTGCAGGGGGTGATGCTGATGGAGAGGTTGGGTGCTCTGCTGAGCCAAGGCACTGAAGCCTGCCAGACAGAGCATATTGTAGACTCTGTCCTCCAGGGATGTGAAGGAGCAGCAGGACATTTCTGTCTGGTCATCGCGGCAGCTCTGCTGACAACAAAAAACTCTGCTGCACAAACTGCTTCACAGGATTTTCTCTTGGACTGGCTGCAGAAAGAACACAATGTGCTGCAGCACATGTGTTCTGCATTGCCTACTACACTTATTAAAGACCTGGCCAAAGAACACCTGAAATTTAGAGATGCATACTGTGATGTGCTGAAAAAGTGGGCCTCTGATATGGAATACAGCGTAAGTGAGGGTGAATGGGCTCAAACTAGCACAAACCGAACTGTGTCCTTCCAGAGACTGACTGAGCACTTTCTGGCCTTGTTTGAGGCCTGTCCCTCTCTGAGGGAGGATGTAGAAAAAGAGCTAAATGCTTTGAAAGTTTCTGATGGGGACTTTGATGTCAGAGGTCTGAGTGTGTGGGGAGACCTCCTGTCAGCATTAAACAAGTGA